A single Ziziphus jujuba cultivar Dongzao chromosome 11, ASM3175591v1 DNA region contains:
- the LOC107406229 gene encoding cation/calcium exchanger 1 produces the protein MAAPTSISISQSNKKLSLFLNISFLFLLSLFLIFHFQSYHPPLTSNSQVQYHQSNTIHSSVLNGIKIETCTGFHDCPDYQTKCLYIKTHLGCRPKGYINYLQIFYCNFDRFPILGHAFLLLWLAVLFYVLGNTASEYFCCSLESLSKILKLSPTIAGITLLSLGNGAPDVFASIVSFTRSGDGDVGLNSVLGGAFFVSSAVVGVISILISPLQISVDKTSFIRDVVFFLFSLSSLLAIFIIGRVTLLGSIFFVAIYFVYVTVVSATHFFFTKKGDYNDEDDDDEVVMDESETSMAAAVKKYPNNSIDDLEEAGIPLLGYVDHDQKIIVIRDQDDQNNQGFLNHYSSSTWYYFLGKFLKLLELPLYLPRRLTIPVVSQERWSKPFAVISVTLAPLLMATLCNTQREQVGSRSRLITYLTAGLIGMVLGNLAFVTTKKCSPPKKCLFPWLVGGFLMSVTWTYITAEELVSLLVSVGNIVGISPSILGLTVLAWGNSLGDLIANAAMAMHGGPDGAQIAISGCYAGPMFNTLIGVGFSLVISSWSDYPTPYEIPRDSTLYETVGFLMGGLLWALVVLPKKNMRLDRLLGSGLLAIYFCFLFLRLARVLGFLKFHGTSFVT, from the coding sequence ATGGCAGCTCCAACCTCCATATCGATTTCTCAATCCAACAAGAAACTTTCTCTCTTCCTCAACATCTCTTTCCTCTTCCTTCTCTCTTTATTTCTAATATTCCACTTCCAATCTTATCATCCTCCTCTCACCTCAAATTCACAAGTACAGTACCATCAATCCAATACCATCCATTCCTCGGTTCTCAACGGCATCAAAATCGAAACCTGCACGGGTTTCCATGACTGCCCAGATTACCAAACCAAGTGTTTGTACATCAAAACTCATCTGGGTTGCAGGCCAAAAGGGTACATAAACTATCTCCAAATCTTCTACTGCAATTTCGACCGGTTTCCGATACTCGGTCATGCCTTTCTTCTTCTCTGGCTTGCCGTTTTGTTCTATGTCTTGGGCAATACGGCATCCGAATACTTCTGCTGCTCATTAGAGAGCTTGTCCAAAATCCTGAAGCTCTCTCCAACCATTGCCGGAATCACTCTCCTTTCGCTCGGAAACGGGGCCCCCGACGTCTTCGCCAGCATCGTATCTTTCACGAGGTCCGGCGATGGAGACGTCGGACTCAACAGCGTGTTGGGAGGTGCTTTTTTCGTCTCCAGCGCCGTCGTTGGAGTTATAAGTATTCTGATTTCTCCTCTTCAGATTTCAGTTGATAAAACCAGCTTTATAAGAGATGttgttttcttccttttctctttATCCTCTCTTCTTGCAATTTTTATCATTGGAAGAGTTACTCTTCTCGGTTCCATATTTTTTGTTGCCATTTACTTTGTTTATGTTACTGTGGTTTCGGCCACACATTTTTTCTTCACAAAGAAAGGAGATTATAacgatgaagatgatgatgatgaagtagTAATGGATGAATCCGAAACATCTATGGCGGCCGCGGTTAAGAAGTACCCAAATAACAGCATAGATGATCTAGAAGAAGCAGGTATACCATTGCTTGGTTATGTTGATCATGATcagaaaattattgttattcgAGATCAAGAcgatcaaaataatcaaggattTCTCAACCATTATTCATCATCAACTTGGTATTATTTTCTTGGAAAGTTTCTAAAACTCTTGGAGCTTCCACTTTACTTGCCAAGAAGATTGACAATACCAGTTGTGAGCCAAGAAAGATGGTCGAAACCGTTCGCGGTAATCTCGGTGACATTAGCACCACTCCTAATGGCAACACTGTGCAACACACAAAGAGAGCAAGTTGGATCAAGAAGCAGATTGATAACCTATTTGACCGCCGGATTAATTGGAATGGTACTTGGTAATCTGGCTTTCGTGACCACCAAGAAATGTAGTCCACCAAAAAAGTGTTTGTTTCCATGGCTAGTAGGAGGGTTCTTGATGAGTGTGACTTGGACTTACATTACTGCTGAAGAATTGGTATCTTtgttggtttcggttggaaacATAGTGGGAATTAGTCCTTCAATTCTCGGACTAACTGTTCTAGCTTGGGGGAATTCACTTGGTGATTTAATAGCCAATGCTGCTATGGCTATGCATGGTGGGCCAGATGGGGCCCAAATTGCTATATCAGGCTGCTATGCGGGACCCATGTTTAATACTCTGATTGGTGTGGGATTCTCACTTGTTATATCATCTTGGTCTGATTACCCAACTCCTTATGAGATTCCTAGAGACTCTACTCTCTATGAGACTGTTGGCTTTTTGATGGGTGGTTTGCTTTGGGCACTTGTTGTGCTTCCAAAGAAGAACATGAGGCTTGATCGTCTTCTTGGGAGTGGTCTTCTTGCTATTTACTTTTGTTTCTTGTTCCTAAGGCTTGCTAGAGTTCTTGGTTTTCTCAAGTTTCATGGGACTTCTTTCGtaacctaa
- the LOC107409807 gene encoding cation/calcium exchanger 2, giving the protein MVFMVSVSEHKNYVLFLNISFLFVSCAFLVLHFYTPEDFLALSTNQNSPEINSSGKESCSSLNSLDDYKAKCFYLKSRDPCVSEGYINYLYLFCCNFGNFPLLGYFLLLLWLLVLFYLLGNTASEYFCPSLESLSKLLKLPPTIAGVTLLSLGNGAPDVFASLVSFMGGGTCEIGLNTVLGGASFVSCVVVGIISVSLRRRRIRINKPDFVRDVCFFLLVVVCLIVVLIRDEIDVWIAIAFLAMYILYVVLVYISHIRRRNDEEVTEGHANLSHSSDLTIPILQNMENGKLNQTEEGDVEERSEVEIKKSRFCLGSSTCYGTLLCILEMPLCLPRRLTIPIVCEDQWSQKYAVASVTLAPLLLSTIWNHEIENETFNTYLLVYGVALIFGLAFGALASVTTEKSSPPKKCLFPWVAAGFIMSITWSYITAQELVGLLVSLGYILGVSPSLLGLTVLAWGNSLGDLMTNLTMALKGGPEGAQIAFSGCYAGPIFNILFGLGLSLVSYSWSIYPSPIVMPKDPYLMQTLAFLGAGLLWALVVLPNRDMKLDGVFGGGLVVIYIVSLSLRLIQALGSLQHPHVNSNQY; this is encoded by the coding sequence ATGGTTTTCATGGTATCTGTTTCTGAGCACAAGAATTATGTTCTTTTCTTGAATATTTCGTTTCTATTTGTGTCATGTGCCTTTTTGGTTCTGCATTTTTACACTCCTGAAGATTTTCTGGCTCTAAGCACTAATCAAAACTCCCCAGAGATCAACAGCAGTGGTAAAGAAAGCTGCAGTAGTTTAAATAGTTTAGATGACTACAAAGCCAAGTGCTTTTACCTTAAATCCAGAGATCCATGCGTCTCTGAAGGCTATATTAACTATCTTTACCTTTTCTGTTGCAATTTTGGGAATTTTCCCCTTCTGGGTTATTTCCTTCTCTTGCTTTGGcttcttgttttgttttatttattgggGAATACTGCTTCAGAATACTTTTGTCCTTCCCTTGAAAGCCTATCAAAGCTGTTGAAATTGCCCCCAACAATTGCTGGAGTTACTCTGCTCTCTCTTGGAAATGGAGCCCCAGACGTTTTTGCTAGCCTTGTTTCCTTCATGGGTGGTGGGACTTGTGAAATTGGTCTAAATACGGTTCTTGGAGGGGCTTCCTTTGTGTCCTGCGTTGTGGTTGGGATCATAAGCGTATCTCTTCGCAGAAGACGTATCCGGATTAACAAGCCTGACTTCGTTAGGGATGTCTGCTTTTTCCTTTTGGTTGTAGTTTGCTTGATTGTGGTCTTGATCCGGGATGAAATTGATGTGTGGATTGCCATTGCATTTCTGGCAATGTACATCCTATATGTGGTTCTGGTGTACATATCCCATATTCGTCGGAGGAATGACGAAGAAGTGACTGAAGGACATGCTAATTTGAGTCATAGTAGTGACTTAACCATACCAATCTTGCAAAACATGGAAAATGGGAAGCTCAACCAAACAGAGGAAGGGGATGTTGAAGAAAGGTCTGAAGTCGAGATCAAAAAGAGCCGCTTTTGTTTAGGATCATCAACTTGTTACGGTACGTTGCTTTGCATACTTGAAATGCCCCTTTGCTTGCCTAGAAGATTGACAATTCCTATTGTTTGTGAGGACCAATGGTCCCAGAAATATGCTGTTGCTTCTGTAACATTAGCACCATTGCTTTTGTCAACCATTTGGAACCATGAAATCGAAAATGAAACCTTCAACACATACCTGCTTGTCTATGGAGTTGCTTTAATCTTTGGATTAGCATTTGGGGCTTTGGCATCTGTGACTACTGAGAAATCAAGCCCACCAAAGAAGTGCTTGTTTCCTTGGGTAGCTGCTGGTTTTATAATGAGCATTACTTGGAGTTACATTACAGCTCAAGAATTGGTGGGTTTGTTGGTTTCATTAGGATATATACTTGGTGTAAGTCCTTCATTACTGGGGCTAACTGTCCTTGCTTGGGGCAACTCACTTGGGGATCTGATGACCAATTTGACAATGGCTTTGAAAGGAGGACCAGAAGGAGCACAGATTGCCTTTTCAGGCTGTTATGCTGGTCCAATTTTCAACATCCTATTTGGCTTGGGCTTGTCTCTTGTAAGCTATTCTTGGTCTATATACCCTTCACCTATTGTGATGCCTAAGGATCCATATCTTATGCAAACATTGGCTTTTTTGGGAGCTGGATTGCTTTGGGCACTTGTGGTGCTTCCAAATAGAGATATGAAGCTTGATGGGGTTTTTGGTGGAGGGCTTGtggttatatatattgtttctctGTCTTTGAGGCTGATTCAAGCTCTCGGGTCTTTGCAACATCCTCACGTAAATAGCAATCAGTACTAG